A window of the Myxocyprinus asiaticus isolate MX2 ecotype Aquarium Trade chromosome 11, UBuf_Myxa_2, whole genome shotgun sequence genome harbors these coding sequences:
- the LOC127447953 gene encoding major facilitator superfamily domain-containing protein 6-B-like: MASDRVAILTDDEEDQKRKYVLSEPFNTLSLGQVANTTPPSQTAPLPSQPSQSIGCMERCCAQIDNHLLISKIFYFFFYSAYGSLHPLLAVYYKQLGMTPSQSGLLVGIRYFIEFCSAPFWGIMADRFKKGKAVLLFSVLCWVVFNCGIGFVKPAAMSCVSKDPTMAPPANFTNHTQSGNHTRQRRYLTEDLFSAYGPHSRYIRSVDVNTKNNPISMPSNSTTVTPLTSTVTSKSTSTTVTQTTTAKLKEYSIIFNKEQVDTIFLVILLVIIIGEFFSAPAVTIVDTVTLQYLGQHRDRYGLQRMWGSLGWGIAMLSVGIWIDHTHITIFIQGSGCILPDYKNYMIAFIVFGVLMTSALIVATQFHFDYRVYQSGEEEAKKKDVEIPQVIQEVTPPESTSDEAPVCPESNPQHFPFKDLFRILCGIQYGTVLFVAWFMGFGYGFVFTFLYWHLEDLKGTTTLFGICSVLSHVSELAAYFTSHKLIELVGHIRVLYIGLACNTARYLYISYLENAWIVLPMEVLQGLTHASVWAACISYLSAAVPPALRTSAQGILQGLHLGLGRGCGAMLGGVFVNFFGAAETFRGLGMASLVTLLIFSLIQWLFGQNDDKKVSMLAENIPVPSSPVPIATIDLVQNQTESQPNPESKTPPKKTRHQEEQEDTNKPAFVVSASPWVTIAFALYQIRDMVAMTKNNHCIESEPPQGTSEQTSVMPPDESTSSQPSSSCPTEFPSPFQPAASAFVLQNTDLFSPVKELPPSIEKNEPAENHNPLPGHSKQLPQKQNKNQQ; encoded by the exons ATGGCGAGTGATCGGGTAGCCATTCTTACGGATGACGAGGAGGACCAGAAGAGGAAATATGTCCTATCTGAACCATTCAATACCCTGTCCCTGGGCCAGGTAGCAAACACGACCCCACCCAGTCAAACAGCACCACTTCCTTCCCAACCCTCTCAGAGTATAGGCTGCATGGAAAGGTGCTGTGCACAAATAGACAATCATCTCTTGATATCCAAGATCTTCTACTTTTTCTTTTACTCTGCATATGGCTCCTTACACCCCTTGCTTGCTGTATACTACAAGCAGCTGGGAATGACACCCAGCCAGAGTGGCCTGCTGGTAGGGATCCGTTATTTCATAGAGTTCTGCAGTGCACCATTCTGGGGCATTATGGCGGACCGTTTCAAGAAAGGAAAGGCAGTTTTGCTATTTTCTGTGCTCTGCTGGGTAGTGTTTAACTGCGgtattggctttgtcaagccagcaGCTATGAGCTGTGTCAGTAAGGACCCTACCATGGCACCACCAGCCAATTTTACAAACCATACGCAATCTGGTAACCATACCAGACAACGGAGATACTTGACAGAGGATTTATTCTCAGCATATGGACCTCACTCTAGGTACATTAGAAGTGTGGACGTAAATACAAAAAACAATCCCATTAGTATGCCATCTAACTCGACAACAGTGACACCCCTTACCTCCACAGTCACATCAAAATCTACCTCTACTACTGTAACACAAACTACAACTGCCAAACTAAAAGAGTATAGCATAATCTTCAATAAGGAACAAGTAGACACTATATTCCTCGTGATCCTGCTGGTGATTATTATCGGTGAGTTCTTCAGTGCCCCAGCTGTGACTATTGTGGATACAGTCACTCTTCAGTACCTGGGCCAGCACCGGGACCGTTATGGACTCCAGAGGATGTGGGGATCTCTGGGCTGGGGTATTGCTATGCTGTCAGTGGGCATTTGGATTGACCACACACACATCACTATCTTCATCCAGGGCTCGGGTTGCATTCTGCCCGACTACAAGAACTACATGATTGCATTTATTGTTTTTGGAGTTCTGATGACCTCTGCACTTATTGTGGCCACTCAGTTTCACTTTGACTACAGGGTTTACCAGTCAGGTGAGGAGGAAGCCAAGAAGAAGGATGTGGAAATACCTCAAGTCATTCAGGAGGTGACCCCTCCCGAGTCGACTTCAGATGAGGCACCTGTGTGCCCTGAAAGCAACCCCCAACATTTTCCCTTTAAAGACTTGTTTCGGATACTCTGTGGCATCCAGTATGGTACTGTTCTCTTTGTGGCCTGGTTCATGGGGTTTGGCTACGGCTTTGTGTTCACTTTCCTCTACTGGCATCTGGAGGACCTGAAGGGCACCACCACTCTCTTCGGCATCTGTTCAGTGCTCAGCCATGTGTCTGAGCTGGCCGCCTATTTCACCAGCCACAAACTCATTGAGCTAGTTGGACACATCAG agtcctCTATATTGGGCTGGCCTGCAACACTGCACGCTATCTGTACATTTCCTACCTGGAGAACGCATGGATAGTTTTACCCATGGAGGTGCTTCAAG GTTTGACACATGCTTCAGTGTGGGCGGCATGCATCTCGTATTTAAGCGCGGCTGTCCCGCCAGCCCTGCGCACCTCAGCCCAGGGGATCCTGCAGGGTTTGCACCTGGGGCTAGGGAGAGGCTGTGGAGCCATGCTAGGAGGAGTTTTTGTCAACTTCTTTG GTGCTGCTGAAACCTTCAGAGGCCTTGGAATGGCATCGCTGGTCACATTACTCATCTTCTCTCTCATTCAATGGTTATTTGGTCAAAATGATGATAAAA AGGTCTCAATGCTGGCTGAGAACATCCCAGTACCATCCAGCCCAGTGCCTATTGCCACCATTGACTTAGTGCAGAACCAGACTGAGTCTCAGCCAAATCCAGAATCCAAGACACCTCCAAAAAAGACCAGGCACCAGGAAGAGCAGGAGGACACCAACAAGCCCGCCTTTGTGGTGTCTGCTTCCCCCTGGGTCACCATCGCTTTTGCCCTCTATCAGATCAGAGATATGGTCGCTATGACGAAAAACAACCACTGCATTGAAAGTGAACCCCCGCAG GGGACTAGTGAGCAAACCTCAGTGATGCCACCTGATGAATCTACATCATCACAACCCAGTTCATCATGTCCAACAGAATTTCCCTCCCCATTCCAACCTGCTGCCAGTGCATTTGTTCTTCAAAACACAGATCTTTTCAGCCCTGTGAAAGAGCTGCCTCCATCCATAGAGAAAAATGAACCAGCAGAGAACCACAATCCATTGCCAGGACACTCAAAACAACttccccaaaaacaaaacaagaatcaACAATGA